The sequence CCACAAAAGGAACAAAAACCCCATTTTTTTGAAACACGCTTAAATAGTCCATGGGGTCTAGATCGGCAAGGGGCGTAAATTTATAAGATTTTTGGGTTAAAATAAGGGCATGTTTTGGTTGTTTTTAGTGTTTTTGGTGTTGTTTAGCGGGTGCGAAGAGAGGCTAGATACAGCTTACATGCCCAATTACATTGAAGAAAAGCGCACGCAGGCGACCAGAAAGGGCGAAATCATTAAAGACCTGCGCCCCGTGGCAAGCGTCTTCATCACGCATTTAAACGACGTGGACCCTGTAACATACCACCAACGAGAGTTTTTCTTTGTGGAGCTGTTTGCCCAAGATAAGAGCGTGTATGAAAACGGGGGCATTAGCTATGTATTGCATGGCTCTAACAAAAAAGAATACACGCCCATGTGGGTGCGCCCCATTGACAAGGACGAATACGACAAAATCCTCTACACCACGAACAAATACGCAAGGGGCTATTTACTCGCTTTTAAAAAGCTCGATTACATCTCAGAGCAGGACGCTAAAATGGACATGGAGATAGACGGGCTTGGCGAAATGCACTTTAATTTTGCCACCCAAGTGCCTTTGCCTAAGTTTTAAAAAGAAATTTTGCTATAATGCCACTTTACCCCCGATTTAAATCACCCAAGGATGTTTATGGAGAAAATACTAGACATAGTCGAGCTGATTGCCTATGAAAAGGGCTTAAGCTTAGACACAATTAAAGATGTCGTCAAAAACAGCATTTTAAAAGTCGCCAAAGAGTGCTTGGACGCACAGGCGCATTTTGTCATTGACGACTCTAACAAGGATTTAACGCTCTTGCATGTGGTGCAGGTGTGCGCCGATGATGACCCGAGGCTAGAGACCGATCCTAAAAACACGCTTGCCCTAAGCCAAGCGCACAAGAGCGACCCGACTTTAAAGCCTGATGATTTGTTGCACTATGAAATCAGTCTAAAAGACATGAAGAGGGGAGCAGTCAATGCCCTATTTAAAGACCTAGAGTTCAACATACAAAAGAGCCTAGAAGACCAATACTTCCAAAAATACAAGGCGATGCTCAACACCATTGTAAGCGGGGTCGTGCTGGATGTGGATAGCGAGCAAAACACCTACATAGAGATAGACGGCTTACAGGCGATTTTGGCCCTGAAAAACCGCATTAAGGGGGAGAGTTTTAAGGTGGGCGATAGTGTGCGGGCGGTGTTAAAACATGTGCGCTTTAGTAAACAGGGCTTGATCTTAGAGCTTTCGCGCACCACGCCCAAATTCTTAGAAGCCTTGCTGCACCTAGAAGTGCCTGAGATCGCCGATGAAGAGATAGAGATCATGGGGATTGCGCGTATTCCCGGGGATCGGGCAAAGCTTGCCCTACGCTCCCACAACAACCAAATAGACCCAATCGGTGCGACCGTGGGGGTGAAGGGGGTGAGGATCAACGCCATCAGCAAGGAACTTTGCAACGAGAGTATTGACTGCGTGCATTACAATGAAATCCCAGAAATGTATATCGCCAATGCCCTCTCTCCTGCCCAAATCATTAAGATCAAACTGAGTGAAACCGAAGAGGGCAAGAAAAAC is a genomic window of Helicobacter sp. NHP19-012 containing:
- the nusA gene encoding transcription termination factor NusA; the protein is MEKILDIVELIAYEKGLSLDTIKDVVKNSILKVAKECLDAQAHFVIDDSNKDLTLLHVVQVCADDDPRLETDPKNTLALSQAHKSDPTLKPDDLLHYEISLKDMKRGAVNALFKDLEFNIQKSLEDQYFQKYKAMLNTIVSGVVLDVDSEQNTYIEIDGLQAILALKNRIKGESFKVGDSVRAVLKHVRFSKQGLILELSRTTPKFLEALLHLEVPEIADEEIEIMGIARIPGDRAKLALRSHNNQIDPIGATVGVKGVRINAISKELCNESIDCVHYNEIPEMYIANALSPAQIIKIKLSETEEGKKNAQVTLYGDQKSKAIGRNGVNVRLACMLTGFDIDFEVLEPKENAPRVPEKVGLSMLESLFSKKPTSETPNN